In Falco cherrug isolate bFalChe1 chromosome 2, bFalChe1.pri, whole genome shotgun sequence, the following are encoded in one genomic region:
- the XNDC1N gene encoding protein XNDC1N, whose protein sequence is MAGAGGIQKEARSRQRVVSRGSQMAPVKISYVVSFSQDPRYPVENLLLEDSLRPWLSCPQDRSRQLRLELQLERASPIGYVDVGNCGCAFLQIEVGHSSWPLNQPYLTLVPSVALMTPADSKLDQNRCRVRMLKEADFLMLAVGQKWDRLRLTCSQPFSKHSQFGLSFIRVRTLLDPEDIQPPPPSQQSLEDPEPADSPWRSSPAFCWTFFPNPCSSSREEEQLKSRLQQLEPAACSPACLSQPAQMVLSAVRSQALRHRASTGARGVTRSCQLRTQALHEMSLQPPREPTGSQAAGRDLPARWAGLCQLPQGSPHQKEEPEPTADVRDRPRGVTAVMTRAFAPYAQVTSAWISLHTPPAVERKILIQPGLHPCRQRHPAMPGCAALSVSCPLMWWRWNDMPALVRNRQGHQAPWPHPTTWGRAVSTVQSGDKPHVMALGD, encoded by the exons ATGGCAG GTGCTGGAGGGATCCAAAAGGAAGCTCGGTCCCGACAGAGAGTTGTCTCCAGGGGATCTCAGATGGCTCCAGTCAAAATCAGCTATGTTGTGTCCTTCTCGCAG GACCCCAGGTACCCGGTGGAGAACTTGCTGCTTGAGGACAGCCTTCGTCCCTGGCTCAGCTGCCCCCAAGAccgcagcaggcagctgagattggagctgcagctggagagagccaGTCCCATCGGCTATGTGGATGTTG GCAACTGCGGCTGCGCCTTCCTCCAGATCGAGGTGGGACATTCCTCATGGCCACTAAACCAACCCTATCTCACCCTGGTGCCCAGTGTTGCGCTGATGACACCAGCTGACTCAAAGCTGGACCAGAACCGCTGCAGGGTCCGGATGCTTAAGGAAG cagaCTTCCTGATGCTGGCAGTGGGGCAGAAGTGGGACCGCCTGCGGCtcacctgcagccagcccttCAGCAAGCACAGCCAGTTTGGACTGTCCTTCATCCGTGTGCGCACGCTGCTGGACCCTGAGGACATCCAGCCACCCCCTCCTTCACAGCAAAGCCTA GAGGATCCCGAGCCCGCGGACAGCCCCTGGCgctccagccctgccttttGCTGGACTTTCTTTCCAAATCCATGCTC GAGCTCaagggaggaggagcagctgaagagcCGCCTGCAGCAGCTAGAGCCAGCTGCCTGTAGCCCAGCCTGCCTCAGCCAACCAGCCCAGATGGTGCTGTCAGCAGTGCGGAGCCAGGCGCTGAGGCACAGAGCCAGCACAGGAGCCCGGGGGGTGACCCGGAGCTGCCAGCTGAGGACCCAG GCTCTGCACGAgatgtccctgcagcccccacgAGAGCCCacaggcagccaggcagcaggcagagaccTCCCAGCCCGGTGGGCAG gtctctgccagctgcctcagGGCAGTCCACATCAGAAGGAAGAGCCAGAGCCCACAGCCGATGTGAGAGACAGGCCAAGAGGGGTGACAGCAGTCATGACACGGGCATTTGCCCCATATGCTCAG GTCACTTCAGCCTGGATCTCCTTGCACACACCTCCTGCTGTGGAGAGGAAGATCCTaatccagcctggccttcatCCTTGCAGGCAGAGGCATCCTGCAATGCCTGGGTGTGCTGCCCTATCTGTGAGCTGCCCTTTGATGTGGTGGAGGTGGAATGACATGCCAGCACTTGTGAGGAACAGGCAGGGACACCAGGCACCCTGGCCTCATCCTACCACCTGGGGTAGGGCTGTGAGCACAGTGCAGAGTGGGGACAAGCCCCATGTCATGGCACTCGGGGActga